A window of the Vanessa cardui chromosome 12, ilVanCard2.1, whole genome shotgun sequence genome harbors these coding sequences:
- the LOC124534025 gene encoding armadillo repeat-containing protein 5 isoform X1, with translation MDINDVKNALEGLNSSSSKRIQDSLLYIKSNIIVNDKGIKIFRDCDGLNYLLPHLRKPNERILDLTLSILGNLCLEEKSNILIGQLNSYGSLVTILNTVCRDSILGRTSRVIGNLAQNQSNAENLHSHGAVKALVDLIDNRDKTTSYATLSMAVRAIRQLWMVKDKRNEMLSLNAVRCISALLSTECEKKGLIKSVHREREEPKKSQEELINAILKCMGHFTTYSVVDCVEQIKGYGKGYHSLVALTKTHEPIALKCLFNLCYITKSRLLLGQAGLIECLVDLLQKRADVSCWPEGATKALSQLSRESVNRSHLRNCGGLSLLVAAARDDSYALHALLQYVFDDESFQMLIRTGLVGLLTDKLKDYITTMEYDHNIEIVKSGSSSVPIKRKEIPENEPGSVYDIALQNLTENNVGTGLFTRRKSILLSETTDDLKVVIERDSLFVGFVDAIDSDASAPSESEDNEPPTSPPSPPRRKGVKRARSKSPNLIQKKSHIIKMAHKDWAAGVYWEPMSSDWPSPCRSSTETSTQDKGPMSPASDMNFSDFSPEHKGSSSRRNRWDLSPDSGTSAGEGGSASPNRSDYQWSPSSSGPSSPYSTNDESSDSEISGRYSPVCSDTNSDTEDEEKKISAKSDSDLKAAQVAQDLDELVMDDQSDHEDSPSDDVSKIDINSKTSVIACVMVLLFRVAHGSCRSCSTVRDEAVHNRTMISLTGRECLNGLLDYVERCDRPIGRAARILARVLSNHLCLISILRHRVVLRLHYMTLNSKHPPNLCAQCKQIIRLSSRLLSQLSVLAESSYGIGKICYHLLKGTTSMKQTLSLTLPYIVRTEKVLKKFLIDCNGLNFLLKTIADSKEDIQVCVTALVKLANNIHIKDPKLLENRFKSKIQVKYNPNLDNLPAEDVVIFQLDDATTVRANKLFLCQHSDVFSAMLMGQFRESGEKFVRLKNVSKSALEYLITLLQCGLNNPKCDFEEFPLAENLETNLEVLLLTDRFLFEKLKQLLSSAIVQFKLAPDTADIIYIWSLSEGMGFLCVEAVAYLLTGQMAEQDRLKSFKNILNLQFKDQWLEDIKSMIVRQLVK, from the exons atggaTATAAATGATGTTAAAAATGCCTTAGAAGGCTTAAATTCTTCATCCTCTAAAAGAATTCAAGACagtcttttatatataaaatctaatattattgtaaatgataaaggtattaaaatatttcgagaTTGTGATGGTTTAAATTACTTACTGCCCCATTTGCGTAAGCCCAATGAAAGGATTCTTGATTTAACATTAAGTATATTAGGGAATTTGTGTTTGGAGGAAAAAAGCAACATATTG ATTGGGCAATTAAATAGTTATGGCTCACTGGTAACGATATTAAACACGGTGTGTCGAGATAGTATACTCGGGAGGACATCTCGCGTAATTGGTAATTTAGCACAAAACCAAAGCAATGCTGAAAATTTACATAGCCATGGGGCTGTTAAGGCGTTAGTTGACCTTATCGATAATAGAGATAAGACCACATCATATGCTACACTCTCGATGGCTGTGAGAGCCATTCG acAACTATGGATGGTAAAAGATAAGAGAAATGAAATGTTAAGCTTAAATGCTGTGCGTTGTATATCAGCACTGCTGTCTACTGAATGCGAAAAAAAAGGCTTAATAAAATCGGTGCACCGAGAAAGAGAAGAGCCTAAGAAAAGTCAGGAAGAACTTATAAACGCTATACTGAAATGCATGGGACATTTTACTACATACTCAGTTGTAGATTGTGTGGAACAG ATCAAAGGCTACGGGAAAGGATATCATAGTTTAGTGGCGTTAACCAAAACACACGAGCCTATTGCTCTTAAATGTCTATTCAATTTATGCTACATAACAAAAAGCCGACTTCTATTAGGTCAAGCTGGCCTAATTGAATGTCTAGTGGATTTACTTCAAAAACGTGCAG ATGTTTCGTGTTGGCCAGAAGGTGCGACGAAAGCTCTCTCACAGCTGAGCAGAGAATCCGTGAATCGATCTCATTTGCGTAACTGTGGGGGTTTATCGTTACTCGTTGCCGCCGCTCGGGACGACTCATATGCTTTGCACGCACTCCTTCAATACGTTTTTGATGACGAAT CTTTCCAAATGCTTATTCGTACAGGTCTCGTCGGTCTACTCACTGACAaacttaaagattatattacTACAATGGAATATGATCATAACATCGAGATTGTCAAGTCCGGAAGCTCTAGCGTACCAATCAAACGAAAAGAAATACCAGAAAATGAACCAGGCTCAGTATATGATATAGCTCTACAAAATTTAACTGAAAACAATGTCGGAACAGGTTTATTTACGAGACGTAAAAGTATCTTGTTATCAGAAACTACAGATGATCTGAAGGTTGTCATTGAAAGGGATAGTTTATTTGTTGGATTTGTGGATGCAATTGATAGCGATGCCTCTGCGCCGAGTGAAAGTGAAGATAATGAACCACCAACCTCCCCCCCTTCACCGCCGCGCCGAAAGGGCGTTAAGAGAGCACGGTCAAAAAGCCCAAATTTGATTCAGAAG aaatcccatataataaaaatggcacATAAGGATTGGGCAGCAGGTGTTTACTGGGAACCAATGTCATCTGATTGGCCATCCCCTTGTCGGTCATCAACAGAAACATCTACTCAAGATAAAGGACCCATGTCCCCTGCATCAGATATGAACTTTTCGGACTTTAGTCCAGAACATAAGGGATCTTCTAGCAGACGTAATCGTTGGGATTTGAGTCCAGATTCAGGGACAAGTGCTGGCGAAGGAGGATCAGCTTCTCCGAATCGATCGGATTATCAGTGGAGTCCTAGCAGTTCCGGTCCTTCATCTCCATACAGCACGAATGATG AAAGTTCGGATTCGGAGATATCTGGACGTTATTCACCAGTTTGCAGTGACACAAACAGTGATACAGaagatgaagaaaaaaaaatatcggcAAAATCTGATAGTGATCTAAAAGCTGCACAAGTTGCTCAAGATCTAGACGAACTGGTCATGGACGATCAAAGTGACCACGAGGACTCTCCCTCAGACG ATGTATCCAAAATAGATATAAACTCAAAAACATCAGTCATAGCTTGCGTCATGGTGTTACTGTTCCGTGTCGCCCATGGATCATGTAGAAGTTGCAGCACAGTTCGTGATGAGGCAGTACATAATCGGACCATGATTTCACTTACGGGTCGGGAATGCCTTAACGGGCTACTTGATTATGTAGAGAGATGTGATCGTCCCATTGGCAGAGCTGCAAGAATACTTGCTAGGGTGCTCAG tAATCATCTCTGCTTAATAAGCATATTAAGGCACAGGGTAGTCTTAAGGCTACACTACATGACTTTGAATTCCAAACACCCACCTAATCTATGCGCTCAGTGCAAACAA ATAATAAGATTAAGCTCGAGACTACTGTCTCAATTATCAGTTTTGGCTGAATCTAGCTATGGTATCGGAAAAATATGTTATCACTTATTGAAAGGTACTACATCAATGAAGCAAACACTCTCTTTGACTTTACCTTATATTGTCAG GACTGAAAAAGTTTTGAAGAAATTTCTGATAGATTGCAATGGTTTAAATTTCTTGCTTAAAACTATTGCGGATTCCAAAGAAGATATTCAAGTCTGTGTAACCGCTTTAGTGAAGCTTGCaaacaatattcatattaaagaTCCCAAACTTTTGGAAAACAGATTCAAAAGTAAAATTCAGGTCAAATATAATCCAAATCTGGATAATTTACCAGCTGAAGATGTAGTAATTTTTCAATTAGACGACGCAACTACAGTAAGGGcaaacaaactatttttatgtcaACATTCGGATGTATTCAGTGCTATGTTGATGGGACAGTTCAGAGAGTCTGGAGAAAAGTTCGTACGCCTGAAAAATGTGTCAAAATCAgcattagaatatttaataacactCCTTCAATGTGGATTGAACAACCCTAAATGTGATTTTGAAGAATTTCCATTAGCCGAAAACTTGGAAACTAATTTAGAAGTATTGCTACTGACTGACAGattcttatttgaaaaattaaaacagttgTTAAGTAGTGCAATAGTACAATTTAAATTAGCGCCAGACACGGCagatataatctatatttggTCATTAAGTGAAGGTATGGGCTTTTTGTGTGTTGAAGCTGTAGCATATTTATTAACAGGCCAAATGGCTGAGCAAGATCGACttaagtcatttaaaaatattcttaatcttCAATTTAAAGATCAATGGTTGGAAGATATTAAGTCAATGATAGTAAGACAACTTGTAAAATAA
- the LOC124534026 gene encoding cytochrome P450 315a1, mitochondrial codes for MYRLKRILRCSATRYAVRSVQHSKMPLTIADIPHPKSLPIIGTKLDLILAGSGKKLHEYIDNRHKQLGPIFAERLSGSHTELIFISDPALIKSLFINLEGKYPIHILPDPWVLYEKTYGSHRGLFFMNGEEWLINRRIINKHLLRENADDWIRLSVNKTVEDFIENFKNKTRNGCRIKDMEFELYQLSTNVVINVLLGCNSLSRSRHNEELLTIFTSSVRKIFQTTTKLYALPVNWCQRLNLKVWRDFKECVDLSLFLAKKLAQEMVRHNGQSNGLVKRLMEDNMEEEMITRIVADFIIAAGDTTAYTTLWILFLLSKNDEVVKNIRTQDNFYIKLVVKEAMRLYPVAPFLTRILPQDTTLGKYNLNKGTPIIASIYTSGRNEENFSKPNLFLPFRWNRNDHQKEYLVNHVPSASLPFAMGARSCIGKKIAMVQLTEIVSQIVKNFDIKCTNKENINCITSQVLVPDKPMEFVFTVKDELIK; via the exons ATGTATCGATTGAAGAGGATTTTGAGATGTAGTGCTACGAGGTATGCGGTAAGATCAGTTCAACATTCGAAAATGCCTTTGACTATTGCGGATATACCACATCCAAAATCATTACCAATTATCGGAACAAAATTAGATCTTATACTTGCTGGAAGTGGaaaaaa ATTACACGAGTATATTGATAATCGACACAAGCAATTAGGCCCCATATTTGCGGAAAGACTAAGTGGGagcca CACAGAACTCATTTTTATAAGTGACCCTGCATTGATAAAATCACTTTTTATTAATCTTGAGGGTAAATATCCAATTCATATATTACCCGACCCATGGGTCCTTTATGAAAAAACTTATGGATCACACAGAGGTCTATTTTTTATGAACGGTGAAGAATGGTTGATTAATCGACGAATTATTAATAAGCATTTACTGAGAGAAAATGCTGATGATTGGATTCGTTTATCAGTAAATAAAACAGTCGaagattttatagaaaatttcaaaaataaaacaagaaatgGGTGTCGAATAAAAGACATGGAATTTGAATTGTATCAACTTTCTACAAACG ttgttataaatgttttattaggCTGTAATAGTCTTTCACGTAGTCGACACAatgaagaattattaactatatttacgtcatctgtaagaaaaatatttcaaactacaACTAAACTATATGCATTGCCAGTAAACTGGTGCcaacgtttgaatttaaaagttTGGAGAGATTTCAAAGAATGTGTGGATTTATCATTATTTctag cAAAAAAATTGGCTCAAGAAATGGTAAGACATAATGGTCAAAGTAATGGATTGGTTAAACGATTGATGGAAGACAATATGGAAGAAGAAATGATAACAAGAATAGTTGCAGATTTTATAATTGCTGCTGGTGATACG acAGCGTATACAACCTTATGGATACTTTTTTTACTATCCAAAAACGATGAAGTTGTTAAGAATATTCGTACTcaagataatttttatataaaattagttgtAAAGGAAGCAATGAGATTGTACCCTGTTGCCCCTTTTTTAACAAGAATATTACCACAAGACACAACTTTGGGGAAATATAACCTTAATAAAGGG ACACCCATAATAGCTTCGATTTACACTTCAGGCCGCAATGAAGAAAACTTTTCTAAACCAAATTTGTTTTTACCATTTCGCTGGAATAGAAATGACCACCAAAAAGAATATTTGGTCAATCATGTTCCTTCAGCATCTCTTCCTTTTGCAATGGGAGCAAGGTCTTGCATAGGAAAAAAGATAGCTATGGTACAATTAACAGAAATTGTTAGTCAG ATTGTAAAAAACTTTGACATTAAATGTACCAACAAAGAAAACATAAATTGTATCACCTCACAAGTCTTAGTACCAGATAAACCTATGGAATTTGTTTTTACTGTGAAAGATGAGTTAATAAAATAG
- the LOC124534025 gene encoding armadillo repeat-containing protein 5 isoform X2: protein MDINDVKNALEGLNSSSSKRIQDSLLYIKSNIIVNDKGIKIFRDCDGLNYLLPHLRKPNERILDLTLSILGNLCLEEKSNILIGQLNSYGSLVTILNTVCRDSILGRTSRVIGNLAQNQSNAENLHSHGAVKALVDLIDNRDKTTSYATLSMAVRAIRQLWMVKDKRNEMLSLNAVRCISALLSTECEKKGLIKSVHREREEPKKSQEELINAILKCMGHFTTYSVVDCVEQIKGYGKGYHSLVALTKTHEPIALKCLFNLCYITKSRLLLGQAGLIECLVDLLQKRADVSCWPEGATKALSQLSRESVNRSHLRNCGGLSLLVAAARDDSYALHALLQYVFDDECLVGLLTDKLKDYITTMEYDHNIEIVKSGSSSVPIKRKEIPENEPGSVYDIALQNLTENNVGTGLFTRRKSILLSETTDDLKVVIERDSLFVGFVDAIDSDASAPSESEDNEPPTSPPSPPRRKGVKRARSKSPNLIQKKSHIIKMAHKDWAAGVYWEPMSSDWPSPCRSSTETSTQDKGPMSPASDMNFSDFSPEHKGSSSRRNRWDLSPDSGTSAGEGGSASPNRSDYQWSPSSSGPSSPYSTNDESSDSEISGRYSPVCSDTNSDTEDEEKKISAKSDSDLKAAQVAQDLDELVMDDQSDHEDSPSDDVSKIDINSKTSVIACVMVLLFRVAHGSCRSCSTVRDEAVHNRTMISLTGRECLNGLLDYVERCDRPIGRAARILARVLSNHLCLISILRHRVVLRLHYMTLNSKHPPNLCAQCKQIIRLSSRLLSQLSVLAESSYGIGKICYHLLKGTTSMKQTLSLTLPYIVRTEKVLKKFLIDCNGLNFLLKTIADSKEDIQVCVTALVKLANNIHIKDPKLLENRFKSKIQVKYNPNLDNLPAEDVVIFQLDDATTVRANKLFLCQHSDVFSAMLMGQFRESGEKFVRLKNVSKSALEYLITLLQCGLNNPKCDFEEFPLAENLETNLEVLLLTDRFLFEKLKQLLSSAIVQFKLAPDTADIIYIWSLSEGMGFLCVEAVAYLLTGQMAEQDRLKSFKNILNLQFKDQWLEDIKSMIVRQLVK, encoded by the exons atggaTATAAATGATGTTAAAAATGCCTTAGAAGGCTTAAATTCTTCATCCTCTAAAAGAATTCAAGACagtcttttatatataaaatctaatattattgtaaatgataaaggtattaaaatatttcgagaTTGTGATGGTTTAAATTACTTACTGCCCCATTTGCGTAAGCCCAATGAAAGGATTCTTGATTTAACATTAAGTATATTAGGGAATTTGTGTTTGGAGGAAAAAAGCAACATATTG ATTGGGCAATTAAATAGTTATGGCTCACTGGTAACGATATTAAACACGGTGTGTCGAGATAGTATACTCGGGAGGACATCTCGCGTAATTGGTAATTTAGCACAAAACCAAAGCAATGCTGAAAATTTACATAGCCATGGGGCTGTTAAGGCGTTAGTTGACCTTATCGATAATAGAGATAAGACCACATCATATGCTACACTCTCGATGGCTGTGAGAGCCATTCG acAACTATGGATGGTAAAAGATAAGAGAAATGAAATGTTAAGCTTAAATGCTGTGCGTTGTATATCAGCACTGCTGTCTACTGAATGCGAAAAAAAAGGCTTAATAAAATCGGTGCACCGAGAAAGAGAAGAGCCTAAGAAAAGTCAGGAAGAACTTATAAACGCTATACTGAAATGCATGGGACATTTTACTACATACTCAGTTGTAGATTGTGTGGAACAG ATCAAAGGCTACGGGAAAGGATATCATAGTTTAGTGGCGTTAACCAAAACACACGAGCCTATTGCTCTTAAATGTCTATTCAATTTATGCTACATAACAAAAAGCCGACTTCTATTAGGTCAAGCTGGCCTAATTGAATGTCTAGTGGATTTACTTCAAAAACGTGCAG ATGTTTCGTGTTGGCCAGAAGGTGCGACGAAAGCTCTCTCACAGCTGAGCAGAGAATCCGTGAATCGATCTCATTTGCGTAACTGTGGGGGTTTATCGTTACTCGTTGCCGCCGCTCGGGACGACTCATATGCTTTGCACGCACTCCTTCAATACGTTTTTGATGACGAAT GTCTCGTCGGTCTACTCACTGACAaacttaaagattatattacTACAATGGAATATGATCATAACATCGAGATTGTCAAGTCCGGAAGCTCTAGCGTACCAATCAAACGAAAAGAAATACCAGAAAATGAACCAGGCTCAGTATATGATATAGCTCTACAAAATTTAACTGAAAACAATGTCGGAACAGGTTTATTTACGAGACGTAAAAGTATCTTGTTATCAGAAACTACAGATGATCTGAAGGTTGTCATTGAAAGGGATAGTTTATTTGTTGGATTTGTGGATGCAATTGATAGCGATGCCTCTGCGCCGAGTGAAAGTGAAGATAATGAACCACCAACCTCCCCCCCTTCACCGCCGCGCCGAAAGGGCGTTAAGAGAGCACGGTCAAAAAGCCCAAATTTGATTCAGAAG aaatcccatataataaaaatggcacATAAGGATTGGGCAGCAGGTGTTTACTGGGAACCAATGTCATCTGATTGGCCATCCCCTTGTCGGTCATCAACAGAAACATCTACTCAAGATAAAGGACCCATGTCCCCTGCATCAGATATGAACTTTTCGGACTTTAGTCCAGAACATAAGGGATCTTCTAGCAGACGTAATCGTTGGGATTTGAGTCCAGATTCAGGGACAAGTGCTGGCGAAGGAGGATCAGCTTCTCCGAATCGATCGGATTATCAGTGGAGTCCTAGCAGTTCCGGTCCTTCATCTCCATACAGCACGAATGATG AAAGTTCGGATTCGGAGATATCTGGACGTTATTCACCAGTTTGCAGTGACACAAACAGTGATACAGaagatgaagaaaaaaaaatatcggcAAAATCTGATAGTGATCTAAAAGCTGCACAAGTTGCTCAAGATCTAGACGAACTGGTCATGGACGATCAAAGTGACCACGAGGACTCTCCCTCAGACG ATGTATCCAAAATAGATATAAACTCAAAAACATCAGTCATAGCTTGCGTCATGGTGTTACTGTTCCGTGTCGCCCATGGATCATGTAGAAGTTGCAGCACAGTTCGTGATGAGGCAGTACATAATCGGACCATGATTTCACTTACGGGTCGGGAATGCCTTAACGGGCTACTTGATTATGTAGAGAGATGTGATCGTCCCATTGGCAGAGCTGCAAGAATACTTGCTAGGGTGCTCAG tAATCATCTCTGCTTAATAAGCATATTAAGGCACAGGGTAGTCTTAAGGCTACACTACATGACTTTGAATTCCAAACACCCACCTAATCTATGCGCTCAGTGCAAACAA ATAATAAGATTAAGCTCGAGACTACTGTCTCAATTATCAGTTTTGGCTGAATCTAGCTATGGTATCGGAAAAATATGTTATCACTTATTGAAAGGTACTACATCAATGAAGCAAACACTCTCTTTGACTTTACCTTATATTGTCAG GACTGAAAAAGTTTTGAAGAAATTTCTGATAGATTGCAATGGTTTAAATTTCTTGCTTAAAACTATTGCGGATTCCAAAGAAGATATTCAAGTCTGTGTAACCGCTTTAGTGAAGCTTGCaaacaatattcatattaaagaTCCCAAACTTTTGGAAAACAGATTCAAAAGTAAAATTCAGGTCAAATATAATCCAAATCTGGATAATTTACCAGCTGAAGATGTAGTAATTTTTCAATTAGACGACGCAACTACAGTAAGGGcaaacaaactatttttatgtcaACATTCGGATGTATTCAGTGCTATGTTGATGGGACAGTTCAGAGAGTCTGGAGAAAAGTTCGTACGCCTGAAAAATGTGTCAAAATCAgcattagaatatttaataacactCCTTCAATGTGGATTGAACAACCCTAAATGTGATTTTGAAGAATTTCCATTAGCCGAAAACTTGGAAACTAATTTAGAAGTATTGCTACTGACTGACAGattcttatttgaaaaattaaaacagttgTTAAGTAGTGCAATAGTACAATTTAAATTAGCGCCAGACACGGCagatataatctatatttggTCATTAAGTGAAGGTATGGGCTTTTTGTGTGTTGAAGCTGTAGCATATTTATTAACAGGCCAAATGGCTGAGCAAGATCGACttaagtcatttaaaaatattcttaatcttCAATTTAAAGATCAATGGTTGGAAGATATTAAGTCAATGATAGTAAGACAACTTGTAAAATAA
- the LOC124534238 gene encoding uncharacterized protein LOC124534238 gives MKITTIFLLLFYLNLAKCTDVDSYEINRIEFTPLHDAIILNDIVDIFSELENSMSPQLNNHMFSNSESEEDIENLLSEYQKYLDKAHEQRVNYIRRNKSKNKVPPMRYENFNKLKPIERNNYGENSNLYFNDMKHPAFLNTFMPHNSNIYKFVKKNDNLFDFSKSLYGGKKTEDLPAILPENLSKTMISSCFCQENIFPCKCQCKKCFYKESAPSRNFNKINHFTDSFLKTPKYFEDNPSNILDNNLNIRIKIDVQLPSALSNLLKYLKQFDRYEEHEDTFPIQDPLSSVNFPFPYLNFSIPIDLIGYKKNMLKDTSTPIHKITIHKKKKFRFANNNKKHKNKKMYNLQNFKFEPQLELNMTKVENTNSSFNKNSSFHNHEDTKLTSKTNETNEIKSNVNTTVTLTPRIVFTLNITKGSYNRSENASKIENSIETDFETEKDNVSNTKLLRLKREINNKSSNYLTLLNNNKTMTTSFAINNRTSFPEVTSSKKFDTESEVDAELAYWPMATKNQSLIHSKNITALILDREIKKTKLNMTKDKIISNHTTALEKAIFGDVDWNDIDAVVPAFMSFVGKYITGVLTFCSENICHSMKCAKKVCLHRICTPGNRYNNKGHCAGNNYTDSVATMESIMDLPSNIAFEVVDILEEKMLGKLFGKGTLCIHSKCSTFAAFKKTFKKTKCTFKELNLAGHCTNLKNIKII, from the exons ATGaaaataacaactatttttCTCTTGttgttttacttaaatttaGCGAAGTGTACGGATGTGGACA gTTATGAAATCAATCGTATTGAATTCACACCACTTCATGATGCGATTATACTAAACGACATTGTCGATATCTTCAGCGAGCTTGAAAATAGTATg AGTCCTCAATTAAATAATCACATGTTCAGTAACAGTGAAAGTGAGGAAGATATCGAAAATCTGCTGTCGGagtaccaaaaatatttagataaggCACACGAGCAGAGGGTAAATTACATACGAAGAAACAAAAGCAAAAACAAAGTGCCACCCATGCGATATGAaaacttcaataaattaaaaccaaTTGAGCGAAATAATTACGGCGAGAACagtaatttatactttaatgatATGAAACATCCAGCTTTCCTGAATACATTTATGCCACATAATTCAAACATatacaaatttgtaaaaaagaaTGACAACCTATTCGATTTTTCAAAAAGTTTATATGGTGGTAAAAAAACAGAAGATTTACCTGCAATACTTCCGgaaaatctatcaaaaacaatgaTATCATCTTGTTTTTgccaagaaaatatatttccatGCAAATGTCAATGCAAGAAATGCTTTTATAAAGAATCCGCTCCTTCgagaaattttaataagattaatcACTTCACAgacagttttttaaaaacacCAAAATACTTTGAAGATAATCCAAGTAATATTTTGGACAACAATTTAAACATCCGAATAAAAATAGACGTTCAATTGCCGAGCGCATtaagtaatttacttaaatatctaAAGCAATTTGACAGATATGAAGAACATGAAGATACTTTTCCAATACAAGATCCCTTATCAAGCGTTAACTTTCcttttccatatttaaatttttcaattcCAATTGATTTAATTGGATATAAAAAGAACATGTTAAAAGATACTTCAACgccaatacataaaataactattcataaaaagaaaaagtttcgTTTTgccaataataacaaaaaacacaaaaacaagaaaatgtacaatttacagaattttaaatttgaaccgCAACTGGAACTTAATATGACAAAAGTAGAAAATACTAACagctcttttaataaaaatagttcatTCCACAATCATGAAGATACGAAGCTAAcatcaaaaacaaatgaaactaatgaaattaaatctaaTGTTAATACAACTGTAACTCTTACTCCGAGAATTGTATTTACTCTTAATATAACAAAAGGCAGTTATAACCGTTCCGAAAATGCGTCTAAAATAGAGAACAGTATTGAAACAGATTTCGAAACTGAAAAGGATAATGTATCGAATACGAAACTGTTACGGTTAAAacgtgaaataaataataaatcaagtaATTATCTTAcattgcttaataataataagacaatGACAACATCCTTTGCAATAAATAATCGAACGAGTTTTCCTGAAGTGACATCTTCTAAAAAATTTGATACAGAGTCCGAGGTAGACGCTGAATTGGCATATTGGCCAATGGCGACAAAAAATCAATCCTTGATACATTCAAAGAACATAACTGCCTTGATTTTAGatagagaaattaaaaaaacaaaattgaacatgaccaaagataaaataattagtaatcaTACTACAGCTTTAGAAAAAGCAATATTTGGCGATGTGGATTGGAACGATATTGACGCCGTTGTTCCGGCTTTCATGTCTTTTGTGGGAAAATATATAACAGGCGTCTTAACGTTCTGCTCCGAAAATATATGCCACTCTATGAAATGTGCtaaaaaagtatgtttacaTAGGATTTGTACACCAGGTAACCGGTACAATAATAAAGGTCATTGTGCAGGCAACAACTACACTG ATAGCGTAGCAACTATGGAGTCTATAATGGATTTACCATCAAATATAGCTTTTGAAGTTGTTGATATATTAGAGGAGAAAATGTTGGGAAAGTTGTTCGGAAAAGGAACTCTATGTATTCACTCAAAATGTAGTACTTTTGCAGcatttaagaaaacatttaaaaagaccAAATGCACATTTAAAGAACTTAATTTAGCAGGTCATTGTACTAATttgaagaatattaaaattatataa